In Plodia interpunctella isolate USDA-ARS_2022_Savannah chromosome 1, ilPloInte3.2, whole genome shotgun sequence, one DNA window encodes the following:
- the Ndae1 gene encoding sodium bicarbonate cotransporter 3 isoform X10 encodes METRADDDEAPTDPAARKHTHHDYTEQDFEGHRAHTVFVGVHVPARRHSHRKHKHHHRNGEKEIDRPVTPPAQRVQFILGEDVEDGALESHPLFSEMEELVKEGDELEWKETARWIKFEEDVEEGGNRWSKPHVATLSLHSLFELRSLILNGAVILDMEANSLEQVADSVLDNMVADGSLGYDCREKVKDALLRRHRHQHEKRNHNNMSRLPLIRSLADIGRNHSSCKSSTHDEGMVRSPSSISMPRNHSSGDLMNGDINHKSNTNFMRKIPPGAEASNILVGEVDFLEKTLSAFVRLKAGTIMGDLTEVPVPTRFMFVLLGPPNSNSSFHEIGRAMATLMSDEIFHEVAYRARKRDHLLAGIDEFLDAVTVLPPGEWDPAIRIEPPAAIPSQDPRKRPNDNNSKEEPDEEEEEQKQREESGLARSGKLFGGLINDLKRKKPWYWSDFKDALAIQCIASWIFLYFACLSPIITFGGLLGEATGKNMAAMESLISGFVCGMGYGFFSGQPLTILGSTGPVLVFETIVFEFCKQAGWDYMSFRFCIGTWITIILIILVAIDASAFVCYITRFTEENFATLIAFIFIYKAVENVISIGKKYPLKTRPDEVLNYECYCLPTNYSRVPEHFNWTTVDKASCQLYNGTLAGGGCDTKVYVPDVYLMSIILFLGTFIISVILKDFKNSLFFPSKIRQVISDFSVIIAILSMSFLDYKVGVKTPKLEVPSEFKPTLPTRNWIITPFNGNPFYSALVAILPALLGTILIFMDQQITAVIVNRKENKLKKGCGYHLDLFVLAILIQICSVMGLPWFVAATVLSINHVNSLKVESECAAPGEKPQFLGVREQRVTHILIFLTIGCSVVLTPILSHIPMPVLFGVFLYMGAASLKGLQFFDRILIMFMPQKYQPDHMFLRQVPIRRVHIFTAIQLTCLVCLWVIKSFSMTSILFPLMLVVMIGIRKSLDLFFTRRELKILDDVMPEMTKRNQDELRELGDVEDATKTNPPAYQENLQIPLINGNIMNIPLASINISEEVNKTGIWKQVNNSNKSKNKNDTKEHKHKSSKKNIYNSSNKHKKLTKTTLSEIERRLSTMDELEEEDSSKVNELLKRKESWSSSKRSESRKNSTSAETSV; translated from the exons TGACACCACCAGCTCAACGAGTCCAATTCATATTGGGAGAAGACGTTGAAGATGGAGCACTTGAATCACATCCATTGTTCTCGGAAATGGAGGAATTGGTCAAGGAAGGCGATGAACTCGAATGGAAAGAGACTGCACGATGGATTAAATTTGAAGAAGATGTCGAAGAAGGTGGAAACCGATGGTCGAAACCACACGTTGCAACATTGTCCCTTCATTCGCTCTTCGAACTGAGAAGTCTGATTTTAAACGGAGCTGTTATATTGGATATGGAAGCGAATTCATTAGAGCAAGTTGCTGATAGTGTACTGGATAATATGGTAGCAGATGGTTCCTTAGGATATGATTGTAGAGAAAAAGTTAAAGATGCTTTGTTGAGGAGACATAGGCATCAACATGAGAAACGAAATCACAACAACATGTCCAGACTTCCTCTTATACGTTCATTGGCAGACATTGGAAGGAATCATTCATCGTgtaaaa gttCCACGCACGATGAAGGAATGGTAAGAAGTCCAAGTAGCATATCGATGCCAAGAAATCATAGCTCAGGCGATCTGATGAACGGAGATATAAACCACAAAAGTAATACAAACTTCATGAGGAAAATACCACCAGGTGCTGAAGCATCAAACATATTGGTTGGTGAAGTAGATTTCCTTGAAAAAACACTTTCAGCTTTCGTGAGATTGAAGGCTGGAACGATAATGGGAGATCTAACAGAAGTACCAGTGCCAACACgctttatgtttgttttgctCGGACCGCCTAATAGTAATTCTAGTTTTCATGAGATCGGAAGAGCGATGGCTACTCTTATGTCCGACGAAATATTCCATGAAGTAGCTTACCGCGCCAGAAAAAGAGATCATTTATTAGCAGGGATAGACGAATTTCTTGACGCCGTTACTGTTTTACCCCCTGGAGAATGGGATCCAGCCATCCGTATTGAACCACCAGCAGCAATCCCCTCACAAGATCCTCGGAAACGTCCTAATGATAACAATTCAAAAGAGGAGCCTGATGAGGAGGAAgaagaacaaaaacaaagagaAGAATCGGGATTAGCTAGGTCTGGGAAACTGTTCGGAGGTCTAATAAATGACCTCAAAAGGAAGAAACCTTGGTACTGGTCTGACTTTAAAGACGCTTTAGCTATTCAATGCATTGCGTCTTGGATTTTCCTGTATTTTGCTTGTTTGTCGCCTATTATCACCTTTGGAGGATTATTGGGTGAAGCGACAGGAAAAAATATGGCCGCTATGGAATCTTTGATCTCAGGATTTGTGTGCGGCATGGGATACGGTTTCTTTTCAGGACAACCCTTAACAATTTTAGGTTCAACAGGGCCCGTGTTGGTTTTCGaaacaattgtttttgaattttgtaagCAAGCGGGCTGGGATTACATGTCATTTAGGTTTTGCATCGGGACATGGATTACAATTATTCTCATAATACTGGTGGCGATTGATGCAAGTGCATTTGTTTGCTACATAACGAGATTTACAGAGGAGAATTTTGCAACTTTGATagcattcatatttatttataag gctgtagaaaatgtaatttctatCGGGAAAAAGTATCCACTAAAGACACGCCCTGATGAGGTTCTCAATTATGAGTGCTACTGTTTGCCGACCAATTACTCCAGAGTGCCAGAGCACTTTAATTGGACTACAGTAGATAAAGCGTCCTGTCAG TTGTATAACGGAACTTTGGCGGGAGGAGGCTGTGACACGAAAGTTTACGTACCagatgtttatttaatgtcaattatactatttttgggtacatttattatttctgttaTCTTGAAAGACTTTAAAAACTCTCTCTTCTTTCCTTCTAAG atCCGGCAAGTCATCAGTGACTTTTCTGTTATCATAGCCATTTTATCAATGTCCTTCTTGGACTATAAAGTTGGCGTCAAAACACCTAAACTGGAAGTTCCGTCGGAGTTCAAACCAACGCTTCCTACTAGAAATTGGATAATTACACCATTCAATGGCAATCCTTTCTATTCTGCTTTAGTTGCAATACTACCGGCGCTTCTTGGAACTATACTCATATTCATGGATCAGCAGATAACGGCTGTGATTGTAAATAGAAAAGAgaacaaactaaaaaaaggatgTGGATACCACTTGGATCTTTTTGTATTGGCAATTTTAATACAGATTTGTTCTGTAATGGGACTACCGTGGTTTGTTGCTGCAACTGTCCTAAGCATCAATCATGTCAATTCTCTAAAAGTTGAATCAGAATGCGCAGCGCCTGGAGAAAAGCCACAATTCTTAGGGGTTCGAGAACAGAGAGTCacacatattttgatatttttaaccaTAGGATGCTCTGTTGTTTTAACTCCTATACTGAGTCACATCCCAATGCCAGTGCTGTTTGgagtatttttatacatgGGAGCAGCTTCCTTGAAAGGGCTTCAATTTTTCgatagaattttaataatgtttatgcCACAAAAGTATCAGCCTGACCATATGTTTTTAAGACag gtCCCAATTCGTCGCGTTCATATCTTCACTGCAATCCAGCTAACTTGTTTAGTCTGTCTTTGGGTCATAAAGTCTTTCTCGATGACGTCAATACTATTCCCACTGATGTTAGTCGTAATGATCGGGATAAGAAAATCACTAGATCTGTTTTTCACGCGAAGGGAGTTGAAAATTTTGGATGACGTGATGCCAGAGATGACAAAGAGAAACCAGGATGAATTGCGGGAACTTGGAGATGTTGAG GATGCAACCAAGACTAACCCACCAGCATATCAGGAGAATCTACAGATTCCGCTAATTAATGGGAATATAATGAATATCCCATTGGCATCGATAAATATATCAGAAGAAGTGAATAAGACAGGAATATGGAAACAAGTGAATAATAGCAACAAAAGCAAGAATAAAAATGACACGAAGGAACACAAACATAAATCGAGCaagaaaaa tatttataattccAGTAACAAGCACAAGAAACTAACAAAAACTACATTATCCGAGATCGAACGAAGACTATCGACCATGGACGAACTAGAAGAGGAGGATTCGTCAAAGGTG AACGAACTCCTAAAGCGAAAGGAATCTTGGAGCAGCAGTAAAAGAAGTGAATCAAGAAAAAATAGTACTTCAGCAGAAACATCGGTCTAA
- the Ndae1 gene encoding sodium-driven chloride bicarbonate exchanger isoform X11: METRADDDEAPTDPAARKHTHHDYTEQDFEGHRAHTVFVGVHVPARRHSHRKHKHHHRNGEKEIDRPGPPIMARVRRLSVTDDGETLTPPAQRVQFILGEDVEDGALESHPLFSEMEELVKEGDELEWKETARWIKFEEDVEEGGNRWSKPHVATLSLHSLFELRSLILNGAVILDMEANSLEQVADSVLDNMVADGSLGYDCREKVKDALLRRHRHQHEKRNHNNMSRLPLIRSLADIGRNHSSCKNFQDGGSRRSSSRSSRGSTTSPHTALLEASDTRGSYLAVPVDEGGTTGGHSHKGDFTRFLGIPNAGSTHDEGMVRSPSSISMPRNHSSGDLMNGDINHKSNTNFMRKIPPGAEASNILVGEVDFLEKTLSAFVRLKAGTIMGDLTEVPVPTRFMFVLLGPPNSNSSFHEIGRAMATLMSDEIFHEVAYRARKRDHLLAGIDEFLDAVTVLPPGEWDPAIRIEPPAAIPSQDPRKRPNDNNSKEEPDEEEEEQKQREESGLARSGKLFGGLINDLKRKKPWYWSDFKDALAIQCIASWIFLYFACLSPIITFGGLLGEATGKNMAAMESLISGFVCGMGYGFFSGQPLTILGSTGPVLVFETIVFEFCKQAGWDYMSFRFCIGTWITIILIILVAIDASAFVCYITRFTEENFATLIAFIFIYKAVENVISIGKKYPLKTRPDEVLNYECYCLPTNYSRVPEHFNWTTVDKASCQLYNGTLAGGGCDTKVYVPDVYLMSIILFLGTFIISVILKDFKNSLFFPSKIRQVISDFSVIIAILSMSFLDYKVGVKTPKLEVPSEFKPTLPTRNWIITPFNGNPFYSALVAILPALLGTILIFMDQQITAVIVNRKENKLKKGCGYHLDLFVLAILIQICSVMGLPWFVAATVLSINHVNSLKVESECAAPGEKPQFLGVREQRVTHILIFLTIGCSVVLTPILSHIPMPVLFGVFLYMGAASLKGLQFFDRILIMFMPQKYQPDHMFLRQVPIRRVHIFTAIQLTCLVCLWVIKSFSMTSILFPLMLVVMIGIRKSLDLFFTRRELKILDDVMPEMTKRNQDELRELGDVEVGWHAKLLRFCR, encoded by the exons TGACACCACCAGCTCAACGAGTCCAATTCATATTGGGAGAAGACGTTGAAGATGGAGCACTTGAATCACATCCATTGTTCTCGGAAATGGAGGAATTGGTCAAGGAAGGCGATGAACTCGAATGGAAAGAGACTGCACGATGGATTAAATTTGAAGAAGATGTCGAAGAAGGTGGAAACCGATGGTCGAAACCACACGTTGCAACATTGTCCCTTCATTCGCTCTTCGAACTGAGAAGTCTGATTTTAAACGGAGCTGTTATATTGGATATGGAAGCGAATTCATTAGAGCAAGTTGCTGATAGTGTACTGGATAATATGGTAGCAGATGGTTCCTTAGGATATGATTGTAGAGAAAAAGTTAAAGATGCTTTGTTGAGGAGACATAGGCATCAACATGAGAAACGAAATCACAACAACATGTCCAGACTTCCTCTTATACGTTCATTGGCAGACATTGGAAGGAATCATTCATCGTgtaaaa ATTTCCAGGACGGTGGCTCTCGACGCTCCAGTTCCCGGAGTAGTCGGGGGTCTACCACGTCTCCCCACACGGCCCTTCTTGAAGCCAGCGATACCAGAGGATCATATCTAGCCGTTCCAG TGGACGAAGGCGGTACTACAGGGGGACATTCTCACAAAGGAGATTTCACTCGTTTCCTAGGCATCCCTAACGCGG gttCCACGCACGATGAAGGAATGGTAAGAAGTCCAAGTAGCATATCGATGCCAAGAAATCATAGCTCAGGCGATCTGATGAACGGAGATATAAACCACAAAAGTAATACAAACTTCATGAGGAAAATACCACCAGGTGCTGAAGCATCAAACATATTGGTTGGTGAAGTAGATTTCCTTGAAAAAACACTTTCAGCTTTCGTGAGATTGAAGGCTGGAACGATAATGGGAGATCTAACAGAAGTACCAGTGCCAACACgctttatgtttgttttgctCGGACCGCCTAATAGTAATTCTAGTTTTCATGAGATCGGAAGAGCGATGGCTACTCTTATGTCCGACGAAATATTCCATGAAGTAGCTTACCGCGCCAGAAAAAGAGATCATTTATTAGCAGGGATAGACGAATTTCTTGACGCCGTTACTGTTTTACCCCCTGGAGAATGGGATCCAGCCATCCGTATTGAACCACCAGCAGCAATCCCCTCACAAGATCCTCGGAAACGTCCTAATGATAACAATTCAAAAGAGGAGCCTGATGAGGAGGAAgaagaacaaaaacaaagagaAGAATCGGGATTAGCTAGGTCTGGGAAACTGTTCGGAGGTCTAATAAATGACCTCAAAAGGAAGAAACCTTGGTACTGGTCTGACTTTAAAGACGCTTTAGCTATTCAATGCATTGCGTCTTGGATTTTCCTGTATTTTGCTTGTTTGTCGCCTATTATCACCTTTGGAGGATTATTGGGTGAAGCGACAGGAAAAAATATGGCCGCTATGGAATCTTTGATCTCAGGATTTGTGTGCGGCATGGGATACGGTTTCTTTTCAGGACAACCCTTAACAATTTTAGGTTCAACAGGGCCCGTGTTGGTTTTCGaaacaattgtttttgaattttgtaagCAAGCGGGCTGGGATTACATGTCATTTAGGTTTTGCATCGGGACATGGATTACAATTATTCTCATAATACTGGTGGCGATTGATGCAAGTGCATTTGTTTGCTACATAACGAGATTTACAGAGGAGAATTTTGCAACTTTGATagcattcatatttatttataag gctgtagaaaatgtaatttctatCGGGAAAAAGTATCCACTAAAGACACGCCCTGATGAGGTTCTCAATTATGAGTGCTACTGTTTGCCGACCAATTACTCCAGAGTGCCAGAGCACTTTAATTGGACTACAGTAGATAAAGCGTCCTGTCAG TTGTATAACGGAACTTTGGCGGGAGGAGGCTGTGACACGAAAGTTTACGTACCagatgtttatttaatgtcaattatactatttttgggtacatttattatttctgttaTCTTGAAAGACTTTAAAAACTCTCTCTTCTTTCCTTCTAAG atCCGGCAAGTCATCAGTGACTTTTCTGTTATCATAGCCATTTTATCAATGTCCTTCTTGGACTATAAAGTTGGCGTCAAAACACCTAAACTGGAAGTTCCGTCGGAGTTCAAACCAACGCTTCCTACTAGAAATTGGATAATTACACCATTCAATGGCAATCCTTTCTATTCTGCTTTAGTTGCAATACTACCGGCGCTTCTTGGAACTATACTCATATTCATGGATCAGCAGATAACGGCTGTGATTGTAAATAGAAAAGAgaacaaactaaaaaaaggatgTGGATACCACTTGGATCTTTTTGTATTGGCAATTTTAATACAGATTTGTTCTGTAATGGGACTACCGTGGTTTGTTGCTGCAACTGTCCTAAGCATCAATCATGTCAATTCTCTAAAAGTTGAATCAGAATGCGCAGCGCCTGGAGAAAAGCCACAATTCTTAGGGGTTCGAGAACAGAGAGTCacacatattttgatatttttaaccaTAGGATGCTCTGTTGTTTTAACTCCTATACTGAGTCACATCCCAATGCCAGTGCTGTTTGgagtatttttatacatgGGAGCAGCTTCCTTGAAAGGGCTTCAATTTTTCgatagaattttaataatgtttatgcCACAAAAGTATCAGCCTGACCATATGTTTTTAAGACag gtCCCAATTCGTCGCGTTCATATCTTCACTGCAATCCAGCTAACTTGTTTAGTCTGTCTTTGGGTCATAAAGTCTTTCTCGATGACGTCAATACTATTCCCACTGATGTTAGTCGTAATGATCGGGATAAGAAAATCACTAGATCTGTTTTTCACGCGAAGGGAGTTGAAAATTTTGGATGACGTGATGCCAGAGATGACAAAGAGAAACCAGGATGAATTGCGGGAACTTGGAGATGTTGAGGTGGGATGGCATGCAAAACTTTTAAGATTTTGCCGATGA
- the Ndae1 gene encoding sodium-driven chloride bicarbonate exchanger isoform X12, protein METRADDDEAPTDPAARKHTHHDYTEQDFEGHRAHTVFVGVHVPARRHSHRKHKHHHRNGEKEIDRPVTPPAQRVQFILGEDVEDGALESHPLFSEMEELVKEGDELEWKETARWIKFEEDVEEGGNRWSKPHVATLSLHSLFELRSLILNGAVILDMEANSLEQVADSVLDNMVADGSLGYDCREKVKDALLRRHRHQHEKRNHNNMSRLPLIRSLADIGRNHSSCKNFQDGGSRRSSSRSSRGSTTSPHTALLEASDTRGSYLAVPVDEGGTTGGHSHKGDFTRFLGIPNAGSTHDEGMVRSPSSISMPRNHSSGDLMNGDINHKSNTNFMRKIPPGAEASNILVGEVDFLEKTLSAFVRLKAGTIMGDLTEVPVPTRFMFVLLGPPNSNSSFHEIGRAMATLMSDEIFHEVAYRARKRDHLLAGIDEFLDAVTVLPPGEWDPAIRIEPPAAIPSQDPRKRPNDNNSKEEPDEEEEEQKQREESGLARSGKLFGGLINDLKRKKPWYWSDFKDALAIQCIASWIFLYFACLSPIITFGGLLGEATGKNMAAMESLISGFVCGMGYGFFSGQPLTILGSTGPVLVFETIVFEFCKQAGWDYMSFRFCIGTWITIILIILVAIDASAFVCYITRFTEENFATLIAFIFIYKAVENVISIGKKYPLKTRPDEVLNYECYCLPTNYSRVPEHFNWTTVDKASCQLYNGTLAGGGCDTKVYVPDVYLMSIILFLGTFIISVILKDFKNSLFFPSKIRQVISDFSVIIAILSMSFLDYKVGVKTPKLEVPSEFKPTLPTRNWIITPFNGNPFYSALVAILPALLGTILIFMDQQITAVIVNRKENKLKKGCGYHLDLFVLAILIQICSVMGLPWFVAATVLSINHVNSLKVESECAAPGEKPQFLGVREQRVTHILIFLTIGCSVVLTPILSHIPMPVLFGVFLYMGAASLKGLQFFDRILIMFMPQKYQPDHMFLRQVPIRRVHIFTAIQLTCLVCLWVIKSFSMTSILFPLMLVVMIGIRKSLDLFFTRRELKILDDVMPEMTKRNQDELRELGDVEVGWHAKLLRFCR, encoded by the exons TGACACCACCAGCTCAACGAGTCCAATTCATATTGGGAGAAGACGTTGAAGATGGAGCACTTGAATCACATCCATTGTTCTCGGAAATGGAGGAATTGGTCAAGGAAGGCGATGAACTCGAATGGAAAGAGACTGCACGATGGATTAAATTTGAAGAAGATGTCGAAGAAGGTGGAAACCGATGGTCGAAACCACACGTTGCAACATTGTCCCTTCATTCGCTCTTCGAACTGAGAAGTCTGATTTTAAACGGAGCTGTTATATTGGATATGGAAGCGAATTCATTAGAGCAAGTTGCTGATAGTGTACTGGATAATATGGTAGCAGATGGTTCCTTAGGATATGATTGTAGAGAAAAAGTTAAAGATGCTTTGTTGAGGAGACATAGGCATCAACATGAGAAACGAAATCACAACAACATGTCCAGACTTCCTCTTATACGTTCATTGGCAGACATTGGAAGGAATCATTCATCGTgtaaaa ATTTCCAGGACGGTGGCTCTCGACGCTCCAGTTCCCGGAGTAGTCGGGGGTCTACCACGTCTCCCCACACGGCCCTTCTTGAAGCCAGCGATACCAGAGGATCATATCTAGCCGTTCCAG TGGACGAAGGCGGTACTACAGGGGGACATTCTCACAAAGGAGATTTCACTCGTTTCCTAGGCATCCCTAACGCGG gttCCACGCACGATGAAGGAATGGTAAGAAGTCCAAGTAGCATATCGATGCCAAGAAATCATAGCTCAGGCGATCTGATGAACGGAGATATAAACCACAAAAGTAATACAAACTTCATGAGGAAAATACCACCAGGTGCTGAAGCATCAAACATATTGGTTGGTGAAGTAGATTTCCTTGAAAAAACACTTTCAGCTTTCGTGAGATTGAAGGCTGGAACGATAATGGGAGATCTAACAGAAGTACCAGTGCCAACACgctttatgtttgttttgctCGGACCGCCTAATAGTAATTCTAGTTTTCATGAGATCGGAAGAGCGATGGCTACTCTTATGTCCGACGAAATATTCCATGAAGTAGCTTACCGCGCCAGAAAAAGAGATCATTTATTAGCAGGGATAGACGAATTTCTTGACGCCGTTACTGTTTTACCCCCTGGAGAATGGGATCCAGCCATCCGTATTGAACCACCAGCAGCAATCCCCTCACAAGATCCTCGGAAACGTCCTAATGATAACAATTCAAAAGAGGAGCCTGATGAGGAGGAAgaagaacaaaaacaaagagaAGAATCGGGATTAGCTAGGTCTGGGAAACTGTTCGGAGGTCTAATAAATGACCTCAAAAGGAAGAAACCTTGGTACTGGTCTGACTTTAAAGACGCTTTAGCTATTCAATGCATTGCGTCTTGGATTTTCCTGTATTTTGCTTGTTTGTCGCCTATTATCACCTTTGGAGGATTATTGGGTGAAGCGACAGGAAAAAATATGGCCGCTATGGAATCTTTGATCTCAGGATTTGTGTGCGGCATGGGATACGGTTTCTTTTCAGGACAACCCTTAACAATTTTAGGTTCAACAGGGCCCGTGTTGGTTTTCGaaacaattgtttttgaattttgtaagCAAGCGGGCTGGGATTACATGTCATTTAGGTTTTGCATCGGGACATGGATTACAATTATTCTCATAATACTGGTGGCGATTGATGCAAGTGCATTTGTTTGCTACATAACGAGATTTACAGAGGAGAATTTTGCAACTTTGATagcattcatatttatttataag gctgtagaaaatgtaatttctatCGGGAAAAAGTATCCACTAAAGACACGCCCTGATGAGGTTCTCAATTATGAGTGCTACTGTTTGCCGACCAATTACTCCAGAGTGCCAGAGCACTTTAATTGGACTACAGTAGATAAAGCGTCCTGTCAG TTGTATAACGGAACTTTGGCGGGAGGAGGCTGTGACACGAAAGTTTACGTACCagatgtttatttaatgtcaattatactatttttgggtacatttattatttctgttaTCTTGAAAGACTTTAAAAACTCTCTCTTCTTTCCTTCTAAG atCCGGCAAGTCATCAGTGACTTTTCTGTTATCATAGCCATTTTATCAATGTCCTTCTTGGACTATAAAGTTGGCGTCAAAACACCTAAACTGGAAGTTCCGTCGGAGTTCAAACCAACGCTTCCTACTAGAAATTGGATAATTACACCATTCAATGGCAATCCTTTCTATTCTGCTTTAGTTGCAATACTACCGGCGCTTCTTGGAACTATACTCATATTCATGGATCAGCAGATAACGGCTGTGATTGTAAATAGAAAAGAgaacaaactaaaaaaaggatgTGGATACCACTTGGATCTTTTTGTATTGGCAATTTTAATACAGATTTGTTCTGTAATGGGACTACCGTGGTTTGTTGCTGCAACTGTCCTAAGCATCAATCATGTCAATTCTCTAAAAGTTGAATCAGAATGCGCAGCGCCTGGAGAAAAGCCACAATTCTTAGGGGTTCGAGAACAGAGAGTCacacatattttgatatttttaaccaTAGGATGCTCTGTTGTTTTAACTCCTATACTGAGTCACATCCCAATGCCAGTGCTGTTTGgagtatttttatacatgGGAGCAGCTTCCTTGAAAGGGCTTCAATTTTTCgatagaattttaataatgtttatgcCACAAAAGTATCAGCCTGACCATATGTTTTTAAGACag gtCCCAATTCGTCGCGTTCATATCTTCACTGCAATCCAGCTAACTTGTTTAGTCTGTCTTTGGGTCATAAAGTCTTTCTCGATGACGTCAATACTATTCCCACTGATGTTAGTCGTAATGATCGGGATAAGAAAATCACTAGATCTGTTTTTCACGCGAAGGGAGTTGAAAATTTTGGATGACGTGATGCCAGAGATGACAAAGAGAAACCAGGATGAATTGCGGGAACTTGGAGATGTTGAGGTGGGATGGCATGCAAAACTTTTAAGATTTTGCCGATGA